A stretch of the Thalassotalea euphylliae genome encodes the following:
- a CDS encoding ExeA family protein, which produces MYLYHYGLRELPFTLTPNTNFYLGLAPHNEALAVLLTALKTGEGFLKVIGEVGTGKTLLCRKLLNDIPDHFVTAYIPNPYLSPDELRRAVAVELGVKQAQRMSVQLLTQRIQTRLLELHSKGHSVVLIVDEAQALPEESLEALRLFTNLETESRKLLQVVMFAQPELDARLAEQHFRQLRQRITFSYQLRPMTAEEVEHYISHRLNIAGYKGAALFSSKLCQKLTKTSKGIPRLVNVLCHKMLMLGYGEGQYELTQKHLALAAKDTEDTAPVGSIRGFWSKLTVGNLAIALLIILLVLFGATWPFLPVGEFM; this is translated from the coding sequence ATGTACCTTTATCATTATGGGTTAAGAGAGTTACCTTTTACGCTAACCCCTAATACCAACTTTTATCTTGGGCTAGCGCCGCATAACGAGGCGCTTGCGGTATTGCTTACTGCGCTAAAAACTGGCGAAGGCTTCCTGAAGGTCATTGGTGAGGTAGGCACTGGAAAAACCTTACTGTGTCGTAAATTGCTCAACGATATTCCTGATCATTTTGTTACTGCCTATATTCCAAACCCCTATTTGAGCCCAGATGAATTGCGCCGAGCGGTAGCGGTTGAATTGGGTGTTAAACAAGCACAACGTATGTCAGTACAGCTGCTAACACAGCGTATTCAAACTCGGCTGCTGGAATTGCATAGCAAAGGCCACTCTGTGGTGCTAATTGTTGATGAAGCCCAAGCGTTGCCAGAAGAAAGTCTGGAAGCGTTGCGTTTGTTTACTAATCTAGAAACAGAAAGCCGAAAGTTACTGCAAGTCGTAATGTTTGCGCAACCAGAGCTGGATGCACGTTTAGCCGAGCAACATTTTAGGCAGTTGCGACAGCGCATCACTTTTTCTTACCAGCTAAGGCCGATGACGGCTGAAGAGGTTGAGCATTATATTAGCCATCGCCTGAACATTGCTGGCTACAAAGGTGCAGCATTATTTTCAAGCAAGCTTTGCCAAAAATTAACTAAGACGAGCAAGGGTATTCCTCGTTTGGTCAATGTTCTTTGCCACAAAATGTTGATGCTAGGCTATGGTGAAGGGCAATATGAGTTGACCCAAAAGCACTTAGCGTTAGCGGCTAAAGATACTGAAGATACTGCCCCTGTCGGCAGTATAAGGGGCTTTTGGTCGAAACTAACGGTTGGTAATCTCGCGATTGCTCTCCTGATCATTCTGCTTGTGTTGTTTGGTGCCACTTGGCCATTTTTACCTGTTGGAGAATTCATGTGA
- the mshL gene encoding pilus (MSHA type) biogenesis protein MshL codes for MKKSPIYLFVTSSLIALAGCTSVPDKPTFIEQELDKAMADKSAADKRKPLTQLPNAVQQELMQQTMNNAKASLLAEKRLDIAAVDVDAKAFFAALVEDSNYSAAVHPEVVGNITLNLKDVTIDEALIVLQDLYGFDIKRFGKVIQVYPAGMRTETIPLNYLFVKRYGTSSTSINSGGVSENDPDSGNNSNSSFNNSGSNNNSNNRSSNNNQNGSSGINLYTENESDFWTELKDTLESLVGAEDGRSVIVSPQAGLVTVRAFPGEIKSVKKFIDDTQKHLRRQVIIEAKIMEVTLNDDYQQGIRWDNVLSHVESTDLNFSTTGNIAGNTISSALGGTTSISFLNADFSGVIELLQTQGNVQVLSSPRITATNNQKAVIKVGEDEYFVTDVSSTTTTGTSTTVTPEIDLTPFFSGIALDVTPQIDANGEVILHVHPSVTLTQEQLKTVTINQEDVVLPLAQSSVRESDTIIRAKSGEIVVIGGLIETRKVDLESKTPLLGDIPLMGELFKSKSQSTQKKELVIMLKPVVIGQDTWQDQLQEARALLKQWFPESE; via the coding sequence ATGAAAAAGTCTCCCATTTATCTGTTTGTAACAAGCTCATTAATTGCCTTAGCTGGCTGTACTTCGGTACCAGATAAACCGACATTTATTGAGCAAGAGCTCGACAAAGCGATGGCTGATAAATCTGCTGCGGATAAACGCAAGCCATTGACTCAATTGCCAAATGCAGTTCAGCAAGAATTAATGCAGCAAACCATGAACAATGCCAAAGCGTCATTGTTAGCCGAAAAACGTTTAGATATTGCTGCCGTTGATGTTGATGCTAAAGCCTTTTTTGCCGCTTTAGTGGAAGACTCAAACTATAGCGCAGCGGTGCATCCTGAAGTCGTTGGCAATATCACGTTGAACCTTAAAGATGTCACTATTGATGAAGCCTTAATTGTATTGCAAGACCTTTATGGCTTCGACATTAAGCGTTTTGGCAAAGTAATTCAGGTGTACCCAGCGGGTATGCGCACTGAAACGATCCCATTAAATTACCTGTTTGTTAAACGCTATGGTACGTCTAGCACCAGTATTAACTCTGGTGGCGTTTCTGAAAACGATCCAGACAGTGGCAACAACAGTAACAGTAGCTTCAACAATAGCGGTAGCAACAATAACAGTAATAACCGCTCAAGCAATAACAACCAAAACGGCAGCAGTGGTATCAACCTATACACTGAGAACGAATCTGATTTTTGGACAGAATTAAAAGATACATTGGAATCACTTGTCGGCGCAGAAGATGGCCGTTCTGTTATTGTTTCTCCGCAGGCAGGTTTGGTCACTGTGCGAGCGTTTCCTGGCGAAATTAAATCAGTTAAGAAGTTTATCGACGATACGCAAAAACACTTGCGTCGCCAAGTCATCATTGAAGCGAAAATCATGGAAGTGACGTTAAATGATGATTATCAACAAGGTATTCGCTGGGACAATGTCTTAAGTCATGTTGAAAGCACAGATCTAAACTTCTCAACGACAGGCAATATTGCTGGTAATACCATTTCGTCAGCGTTGGGTGGCACGACTTCAATTAGCTTTTTAAATGCTGATTTTTCAGGGGTTATTGAGCTTCTACAAACGCAAGGTAATGTGCAGGTGTTATCAAGCCCAAGAATTACTGCGACTAATAATCAAAAAGCGGTGATTAAAGTTGGTGAAGATGAGTATTTTGTTACCGATGTCTCAAGCACAACGACAACGGGAACATCAACAACGGTTACGCCAGAAATTGACCTAACACCGTTCTTCTCAGGTATTGCTTTAGATGTCACCCCACAAATTGATGCCAATGGCGAAGTGATTTTGCATGTTCACCCGTCGGTGACCTTGACGCAAGAGCAGTTAAAAACAGTGACCATCAACCAAGAAGATGTTGTACTGCCGCTGGCACAAAGCAGTGTTCGTGAGTCAGATACAATTATCAGAGCTAAATCGGGTGAAATCGTTGTCATTGGCGGCTTGATAGAAACCCGAAAAGTCGATTTAGAGTCGAAAACTCCATTACTAGGCGATATTCCACTGATGGGCGAGCTGTTTAAGAGCAAATCGCAATCAACTCAAAAGAAAGAGCTAGTGATCATGCTCAAGCCTGTAGTGATTGGCCAAGATACTTGGCAAGATCAGCTGCAAGAAGCACGCGCCTTATTGAAGCAGTGGTTCCCTGAAAGCGAATAA
- a CDS encoding PilN domain-containing protein, whose translation MIKSSINLLQAELVPKKPWLSLPTVITIWGLALIVMFAGASYSHWQQSKTAQELAILNEQNQQLNDQLEQLKAQQISAKADSQLTAELASLKALTRNKRYLYGHLTNTEYSYIGGFASAMAELSQLHNPNISLTHINIQERQFYFAGMARQASAVPRWLANFEKSQVLSGQVFQQMRLIESDDKLISFQVSSTDNLVEETE comes from the coding sequence ATGATTAAGTCATCAATCAACTTGCTGCAAGCGGAGTTAGTGCCGAAGAAACCTTGGTTAAGTTTACCAACGGTTATTACTATTTGGGGACTGGCGCTAATTGTGATGTTTGCTGGTGCTAGCTATAGCCATTGGCAACAGTCAAAAACAGCGCAAGAGTTGGCAATACTAAACGAGCAAAATCAGCAGCTTAATGATCAATTAGAGCAGTTGAAGGCGCAACAAATCTCCGCTAAAGCTGACAGCCAACTAACCGCTGAACTGGCGAGCTTAAAAGCGCTTACTAGAAACAAACGCTATTTATATGGGCACCTCACCAATACAGAGTATTCTTACATTGGGGGTTTTGCGTCTGCCATGGCTGAGCTTTCGCAATTACATAACCCTAACATTAGCCTGACTCATATTAATATTCAGGAGCGTCAATTTTATTTTGCGGGTATGGCGCGTCAAGCGAGTGCTGTACCGCGTTGGTTAGCCAATTTTGAAAAGTCACAAGTATTGTCTGGGCAGGTATTTCAGCAAATGCGTTTGATAGAATCTGACGACAAGCTTATTTCATTTCAGGTGAGCTCAACAGACAACTTGGTTGAGGAGACTGAATAA
- a CDS encoding 1-aminocyclopropane-1-carboxylate deaminase/D-cysteine desulfhydrase encodes MSPLQIIEHPLFRARQIEVYIKRDDLIHPIISGNKWRKLKGNLSYAKAKGLRGILSFGGAYSNHLHALAYACQQQELAAKAIIRGEPEYLSNYTLSWATHWGLEPIFVDRQTYRQREQAEYLAALAAQFPDHLIVPEGGSNELALSGLAELVDELNQQISYDTLMLPVGSGGTIAGIIYADQCQHQILGVAVLKQAEYLRNNINQLLPTSQNQTAKTFNSWQLLTEFHRGGYGKFSDQDCLRLTEFIAATGVPFEPIYSGKMVLALLDLIAQGHFPAGHKIVLLHTGGLQGLGGQIERGLLPNEFIKVVQSHLPSAPQVQ; translated from the coding sequence ATGTCACCACTGCAAATCATCGAACACCCGCTATTTAGGGCACGTCAAATTGAGGTATATATCAAGCGCGATGACCTGATTCATCCAATTATCTCTGGTAATAAATGGCGTAAACTAAAGGGCAATTTGTCCTATGCCAAAGCAAAAGGGTTAAGAGGCATACTGAGTTTTGGTGGTGCTTATTCAAATCATTTGCATGCCCTAGCCTATGCCTGTCAGCAACAAGAATTAGCAGCAAAGGCAATTATTCGAGGGGAACCTGAATACCTGAGCAATTACACTTTGAGCTGGGCAACGCATTGGGGGCTAGAACCCATATTTGTCGATCGCCAAACCTATCGTCAACGAGAACAGGCTGAATATCTAGCTGCGCTCGCGGCACAATTTCCAGACCACTTAATTGTGCCAGAAGGCGGTAGTAATGAATTGGCATTATCTGGGCTCGCAGAGCTAGTGGACGAACTAAATCAGCAGATAAGCTATGACACTTTAATGTTACCCGTTGGCAGCGGCGGTACCATCGCAGGTATTATCTACGCTGATCAGTGCCAACATCAAATTCTCGGGGTTGCAGTACTCAAACAAGCCGAATATTTACGTAACAATATCAATCAACTACTCCCAACTAGTCAAAATCAAACGGCTAAGACTTTCAATAGTTGGCAGCTACTAACCGAATTTCATCGCGGTGGTTATGGAAAATTTAGTGACCAAGATTGCTTGCGTTTAACTGAGTTTATCGCAGCAACGGGCGTTCCATTTGAGCCAATCTACTCAGGGAAAATGGTACTAGCGTTACTGGACTTAATAGCACAAGGGCACTTTCCAGCAGGCCACAAAATTGTATTACTGCACACCGGCGGACTACAAGGCCTTGGCGGCCAGATAGAACGAGGATTACTACCAAACGAATTTATTAAGGTAGTACAATCGCATTTGCCATCTGCGCCACAGGTTCAGTAA
- a CDS encoding EAL domain-containing protein has translation MSEAAVPHIFQHTLKAVIKRFELGALLLYLASVAFALGAIWFEQNQQAEAIMQATNQWYPASLVEIFNIESGLPLYHEQLSSSDFTLLREVSNDTLTLVFIHPVYLLVSSWLFIAFNIVFVAFVLAIRGSLSKTLTLSFDPIRALENWVALSRIHGKYQPIQAKEPISESIAELLQKLQEAKASQGQAELQIRERLLLEPETGVGNREFFNNRLDALLKEEDSRGCVMLVCFKDFDTVQAAYGAQQALDIVEQAIGLIQKRLVNFNNYFIARPNEAELALLLPGFYADEAEKLANRVLASISQVPLPIGVAQEEFVHMGVVCFAGENQAYKVMAEADMALRNAQLQGPSQWFMYDTGEVAAETAKGSLKWRTFLERAIEKNAFVIFFQPVIASQSDQILHHEVLSKVRDSQGQLTSARVFLPMAQKCGLSAKIDLLVFEQVCRLLQYESKQPDACSLNLSIDALLDEQFIEAMFIKLAQVPDIANRLIIEISEYHLVTHLNKLAPVVGLLDELGVKILADKVGQYVVSTDYLRDCPISYIKLHRSIVYLVHEKMENQVFIQSLKARCLQYGVKIYALGVESKEEWRTLVHLGVTGGQGHFFTEPVAQMANAIVLP, from the coding sequence TTGTCAGAGGCTGCTGTGCCGCATATTTTCCAGCATACATTAAAAGCGGTTATTAAACGGTTTGAACTTGGGGCTTTGCTACTTTATTTGGCAAGCGTTGCTTTTGCGCTGGGTGCAATTTGGTTCGAACAAAATCAGCAAGCTGAAGCAATAATGCAGGCGACTAATCAATGGTATCCTGCTTCTCTGGTCGAAATCTTTAATATTGAGTCGGGTTTACCGCTTTATCACGAGCAGTTGTCTTCATCTGATTTCACCTTGTTAAGAGAGGTGAGCAACGACACCTTAACCTTGGTTTTTATCCATCCAGTATATCTACTCGTTAGTTCGTGGCTCTTTATTGCATTTAATATCGTTTTTGTTGCCTTTGTACTCGCAATTCGTGGCAGCTTATCAAAAACACTCACTTTATCTTTTGACCCGATTCGCGCCTTGGAGAATTGGGTTGCCTTGTCACGTATTCATGGTAAATATCAGCCAATCCAAGCGAAAGAGCCGATCAGTGAGTCAATTGCAGAGCTTTTACAGAAACTGCAAGAAGCAAAAGCGAGTCAAGGTCAGGCAGAGCTACAAATTCGTGAAAGACTTTTATTAGAGCCTGAAACAGGGGTTGGTAACCGAGAATTCTTTAACAATCGCCTAGATGCACTGCTCAAAGAAGAAGATTCAAGGGGCTGTGTCATGCTAGTTTGTTTTAAAGATTTCGATACGGTTCAAGCAGCTTATGGTGCGCAGCAAGCACTGGATATTGTTGAACAAGCTATTGGCTTGATTCAAAAACGCCTTGTTAACTTTAATAACTATTTTATTGCACGCCCGAATGAAGCTGAACTGGCTCTGTTGCTACCGGGTTTTTACGCAGATGAAGCAGAAAAGCTTGCTAATCGCGTACTCGCGAGTATTAGCCAAGTGCCATTACCGATTGGTGTTGCTCAAGAAGAGTTTGTTCATATGGGCGTTGTTTGTTTTGCGGGCGAAAATCAAGCCTACAAAGTGATGGCTGAAGCGGATATGGCATTGCGTAATGCACAGCTGCAAGGCCCGTCGCAATGGTTTATGTATGACACAGGAGAAGTTGCAGCGGAAACAGCGAAAGGCTCGCTAAAGTGGCGTACATTTTTAGAGCGGGCCATTGAGAAAAATGCGTTTGTTATCTTCTTTCAACCTGTAATAGCAAGCCAAAGCGATCAAATTCTGCATCACGAAGTTTTGTCAAAAGTGCGTGATAGCCAAGGGCAATTAACCAGTGCACGCGTTTTCCTACCTATGGCGCAAAAGTGTGGCTTAAGTGCCAAAATCGATCTGTTGGTATTTGAGCAAGTGTGCCGTTTATTGCAATACGAAAGTAAACAGCCCGATGCATGCAGTTTGAACCTATCGATAGATGCCTTACTTGACGAACAATTTATCGAAGCAATGTTTATTAAATTGGCGCAGGTACCTGACATTGCCAATCGGCTAATTATTGAAATTAGTGAATATCATTTAGTCACGCATCTAAATAAATTAGCACCAGTCGTGGGGCTTTTAGATGAGCTGGGCGTAAAAATACTGGCTGATAAAGTAGGGCAATATGTGGTGAGTACTGATTACTTAAGAGACTGCCCAATCAGTTACATTAAGTTGCATCGCAGTATTGTATATCTAGTGCACGAGAAAATGGAAAATCAGGTTTTCATTCAAAGTTTAAAAGCACGCTGCTTGCAATATGGCGTAAAAATTTATGCGCTGGGTGTTGAGAGCAAGGAAGAGTGGCGAACCTTAGTTCATCTTGGTGTAACTGGCGGCCAAGGGCACTTCTTTACTGAACCTGTGGCGCAGATGGCAAATGCGATTGTACTACCTTAA
- the rplI gene encoding 50S ribosomal protein L9, whose translation MEVILLDKIAKLGGLGDKVTVKSGYARNYLLPKGKAVFASKANVEHFEARRADLEKQLAEALAAAEARAAKVTELAEVTIASKAGDEGKLFGSIGTKDIADAITEAGVEVVKSEVRMPHGSIRETGEFEIALHLHTDVDVNVKVVVIAQA comes from the coding sequence ATGGAAGTTATCCTTCTAGACAAAATCGCCAAGTTAGGCGGCCTTGGTGACAAGGTGACGGTAAAGTCTGGTTACGCACGTAACTACTTACTACCAAAAGGTAAAGCTGTATTCGCTTCTAAAGCTAACGTTGAGCACTTTGAAGCTCGTCGTGCAGACTTAGAAAAGCAACTAGCTGAAGCTTTAGCTGCTGCTGAAGCACGTGCTGCTAAAGTAACTGAGCTTGCAGAAGTGACTATCGCTTCTAAAGCTGGTGACGAAGGCAAGCTATTCGGCTCTATCGGTACTAAAGATATTGCTGATGCTATCACTGAAGCTGGTGTTGAAGTTGTTAAATCAGAAGTTCGCATGCCTCACGGTTCAATCCGTGAAACTGGCGAATTCGAAATCGCACTTCACTTACACACAGATGTAGACGTTAACGTTAAAGTTGTTGTAATCGCTCAAGCATAA
- the rpsR gene encoding 30S ribosomal protein S18, whose protein sequence is MSRFFRRRKFCRFSAEGAAQIDYKDIATLKNYITESGKIVPSRITGTSAKYQRQLATAIKRARYLALLPYTDLHK, encoded by the coding sequence ATGTCACGTTTTTTTAGACGTCGTAAGTTCTGCCGCTTCTCAGCGGAAGGTGCTGCGCAAATCGATTACAAAGATATCGCAACACTAAAAAACTACATCACTGAAAGTGGTAAAATCGTACCTAGCCGTATCACTGGTACAAGCGCTAAATACCAACGCCAACTAGCTACTGCTATCAAGCGTGCACGTTACTTAGCACTATTACCATACACTGATTTACACAAGTAA
- the priB gene encoding primosomal replication protein N — MTNSFVLVGNVASPLKLSTSPAGVHHCQFSIEHRSIQVEDGLNRQAFVRMKVVATGEWSQRLASELIEGMQIQVTGFINRHESRTGNPVLALHAQQIEMI; from the coding sequence GTGACTAACAGCTTCGTTCTTGTTGGTAATGTGGCAAGCCCACTGAAATTATCAACTAGCCCTGCGGGGGTTCACCACTGTCAGTTTAGTATCGAACATCGTTCAATTCAGGTTGAAGATGGCTTAAACCGACAAGCATTCGTTAGAATGAAAGTGGTCGCAACAGGCGAATGGTCACAACGATTAGCAAGTGAATTAATTGAGGGCATGCAAATTCAAGTGACAGGTTTTATTAACCGTCATGAGTCAAGAACCGGAAATCCAGTACTTGCCTTGCATGCTCAACAGATTGAAATGATTTGA
- the rpsF gene encoding 30S ribosomal protein S6, whose translation MRHYEIVFMVHPDQSEQVPGMIQRYSDMITAAEGSITRLEDWGRRQLAYPINKLHKAHYVLMNVEAPQAVIDELETSFRYNDVVLRNMIMRTKGAVTEASPMATAKDDRREAKKEVTEKPAEAPKKEEAAAE comes from the coding sequence ATGCGTCATTACGAAATCGTATTTATGGTTCACCCTGATCAGAGTGAACAAGTACCTGGCATGATCCAGCGTTACTCAGACATGATCACAGCTGCTGAAGGCTCAATCACACGTCTTGAAGACTGGGGTCGTCGTCAATTAGCTTACCCAATCAACAAACTACACAAGGCACACTACGTTTTAATGAACGTTGAAGCGCCTCAGGCAGTTATTGATGAATTAGAAACTTCTTTCCGTTACAACGACGTAGTTCTACGTAACATGATCATGCGCACTAAAGGCGCGGTAACTGAAGCATCTCCTATGGCGACTGCTAAAGATGACCGTCGCGAAGCTAAGAAAGAGGTTACTGAAAAGCCAGCTGAAGCTCCTAAGAAAGAAGAAGCTGCTGCTGAATAA